A genome region from Paludibacterium sp. B53371 includes the following:
- a CDS encoding SulP family inorganic anion transporter: protein MQLNDITREVGAALVVYLVALPLCLGIASACGVPPQAGIMAGILGGIVIGLGSGSQVSVSGPAAGLILIVVNAIGQIGFPGLLVATSLAGVMQWLLGLTGFHRLMGFIPAAVIKGMLAAIGATLVLRQLPVLLGMGRLPGLHDTDALIARHTAVQQEALGLWHLDTGFGVWLPAPLLAGLLTLCLLIAWPARLRRLPVPILAVIASAMLAWALPRFFPSLSLPASAFVNLPPLPGWSEWAQWLPTPDWSWLTHPVLWQIALELALIASLETLLSLEAMQQLRPSLPPAPLKRELLAQGTGNLLAGLLGSLPLTAVIVRSSANIQAGARTRWSTILHGLLLLLSVAWLIPLIRLVPLASLAAILLLTGWKLANPVLLRSMLHRPRQESLPFVVTLLGAMMLDLLSGIVLGVLTSIGFMLWRQLKNNLHMTIAGDDYLLVLNQDVSFMNRPLLKQRLACVPDRAALVIDAEHMDTIDLDALDVLENELRNLRARGVSIELRHWPVHCRQPEGGDPV from the coding sequence GCAGGCATCATGGCCGGCATCCTCGGCGGCATCGTCATCGGGCTCGGCAGCGGCTCTCAGGTCAGCGTCAGCGGGCCGGCGGCCGGGTTGATTCTCATTGTGGTCAATGCCATCGGCCAGATTGGTTTTCCCGGTTTGCTGGTGGCAACCTCGCTCGCCGGCGTCATGCAATGGCTGCTGGGGCTGACCGGGTTTCACCGGCTGATGGGCTTCATTCCTGCCGCGGTCATCAAGGGGATGCTGGCCGCCATTGGCGCGACGCTGGTGCTGCGCCAGCTACCGGTACTGCTGGGAATGGGCCGCTTGCCCGGTCTGCACGACACCGATGCACTGATTGCCCGCCATACCGCCGTCCAGCAGGAGGCACTGGGACTGTGGCATCTTGATACCGGTTTCGGCGTCTGGTTGCCCGCGCCACTGCTGGCCGGGCTGCTCACCTTGTGTTTGCTGATCGCCTGGCCGGCCAGGCTCAGGCGCCTGCCCGTGCCCATCCTGGCGGTCATCGCATCGGCCATGCTCGCCTGGGCTTTGCCCCGGTTTTTCCCCAGCCTGTCTCTCCCCGCCAGCGCATTTGTCAACTTGCCACCACTCCCCGGCTGGTCCGAATGGGCACAGTGGCTGCCAACGCCTGACTGGTCCTGGCTGACGCATCCGGTGCTCTGGCAAATCGCGCTGGAACTCGCGCTCATTGCCAGCCTGGAGACCTTGCTCAGTCTGGAGGCCATGCAACAGCTGCGCCCCAGCCTGCCACCCGCCCCGCTGAAAAGAGAGTTACTGGCGCAGGGGACAGGCAATTTGCTGGCCGGGTTGCTGGGCAGTCTGCCACTGACGGCCGTGATCGTTCGCAGCTCGGCCAATATTCAGGCCGGAGCACGCACCCGCTGGTCCACCATCCTGCATGGCTTGTTGCTGCTTCTCAGCGTGGCCTGGCTGATCCCGCTGATTCGTCTGGTACCGCTGGCCAGTCTGGCGGCCATCCTGTTGCTCACCGGCTGGAAGCTGGCCAATCCTGTTCTGTTGCGATCCATGCTGCACCGACCCCGACAGGAATCACTGCCCTTCGTGGTCACGTTGCTGGGAGCGATGATGCTGGACCTCCTCAGCGGTATTGTGCTTGGGGTGCTGACCAGCATCGGCTTCATGCTGTGGCGACAACTGAAGAACAACCTGCACATGACCATTGCGGGCGATGACTACCTGCTGGTCCTCAATCAGGATGTGTCCTTCATGAACCGTCCGCTGCTCAAACAGCGATTGGCCTGTGTCCCGGACCGGGCGGCGCTGGTGATTGATGCAGAGCATATGGATACCATTGATCTGGATGCTCTGGACGTGCTGGAAAATGAGTTGCGCAACCTGCGTGCGCGAGGCGTGAGCATCGAACTGCGCCATTGGCCGGTACACTGCCGCCAGCCTGAGGGCGGAGATCCGGTGTAG
- a CDS encoding LysR family transcriptional regulator produces the protein MDIRALRYFTEVVRQQSFTRAAEKLFVTQPTISKMMKHLEDELGMPLFIREGRSFRLTDAGRVAFDRGQDVMAAMNRMKAEMADLVSLERGELVVGLPPMSGGAFLAPVVSAFREQYPNIELKMVEDGALAIENSVRTGQLEIGAAVLPVDSQTFEQFGFVRDPLCVVAPAGSPWQGKQSVKLADVADWPIVFYPEDFTLSRRILDGFAQLGKPIRIAGRSAHWDFIVAMVNANLGIALLPRSVADRLESWPFDVVQLDEDQIVWSLGLIWQKDVYLSHAARAWIQVTQDVLGKMP, from the coding sequence ATGGACATTCGCGCCCTGCGTTATTTCACAGAAGTAGTTCGGCAACAAAGCTTTACCCGCGCTGCCGAGAAGTTGTTTGTCACCCAGCCGACCATCAGCAAGATGATGAAGCACCTGGAGGATGAACTGGGCATGCCCCTGTTCATTCGCGAAGGCCGCAGCTTTCGCCTGACCGACGCAGGCCGGGTGGCCTTTGATCGCGGCCAGGATGTCATGGCGGCGATGAACCGCATGAAAGCTGAAATGGCGGACCTGGTGTCGCTGGAGCGCGGCGAGCTGGTGGTCGGCCTGCCACCGATGTCCGGTGGGGCGTTTCTGGCCCCGGTCGTCAGTGCATTCCGTGAACAATATCCGAATATCGAACTCAAAATGGTGGAGGATGGCGCACTGGCCATCGAGAACAGCGTACGGACCGGACAGCTGGAAATCGGTGCAGCGGTCTTGCCGGTCGATTCTCAAACCTTCGAACAATTCGGCTTTGTGCGTGATCCGCTGTGCGTGGTGGCGCCGGCCGGTTCACCCTGGCAAGGGAAACAATCCGTCAAGCTGGCAGATGTGGCAGACTGGCCCATCGTGTTCTATCCGGAAGACTTTACCCTCAGTCGCCGCATCCTCGATGGATTTGCCCAGCTGGGCAAACCCATCCGCATTGCCGGACGCAGTGCCCACTGGGACTTCATTGTCGCCATGGTCAACGCCAATCTGGGCATTGCGCTGCTGCCGCGCTCGGTCGCCGACCGCCTGGAAAGCTGGCCGTTCGATGTGGTCCAGCTGGATGAAGACCAGATTGTCTGGAGCCTCGGACTGATCTGGCAAAAGGATGTCTATCTGTCACACGCTGCGCGCGCCTGGATTCAGGTCACGCAGGATGTTTTGGGAAAAATGCCATGA
- a CDS encoding LEA type 2 family protein — MKWMQHLKWGLMAMLLALLVGCSNLALKKPDVQVANIETGKTTLLSQDFTVTLRVQNPNETALNAQGLSFELMANGKKVANGLSNQPISVPAMGESLVPLTVHTSLIDWLQLAGAAMQQGKTSLNYQINGYLDGLNGWGRIPFTRSGEWQLPK; from the coding sequence ATGAAATGGATGCAACACCTCAAATGGGGCCTGATGGCCATGCTGCTGGCCTTGCTGGTCGGCTGCAGCAATCTGGCCCTGAAGAAACCCGATGTACAGGTCGCCAATATTGAAACCGGCAAGACCACCCTGCTCTCGCAGGACTTCACCGTGACCCTGCGGGTGCAGAACCCCAACGAGACGGCACTGAATGCCCAGGGGCTGTCGTTCGAACTGATGGCCAATGGCAAGAAGGTGGCCAACGGGCTGAGCAACCAGCCGATCTCTGTGCCGGCCATGGGCGAGAGCCTGGTGCCGCTGACGGTGCACACCTCGCTCATCGACTGGCTGCAACTGGCCGGCGCCGCCATGCAGCAGGGCAAAACCAGCCTCAACTACCAGATCAATGGTTATCTGGACGGGCTGAACGGCTGGGGGCGCATTCCGTTCACCCGCAGCGGCGAGTGGCAGTTGCCAAAATAA
- the sucD gene encoding succinate--CoA ligase subunit alpha: MSVLVNKDTKVLVQGFTGKNGTFHAEQCMAYGTQIVGGVTPGKGGASHLGRPVFNTMNEAVRETGANASVIFVPAPFVLDSIVEAVDSGIELIVCITEGVPTLDMLKAKRYIETVGGVTLIGPNCPGIITPGECKIGIMPGHIHRRGKIGIISRSGTLTYEAVAQTTKLGLGQTTCIGIGGDPIPGLNHVGALKLFQDDPETEAIVMIGEIGGTAEEEAAEFIQSEVNKPVVGYIAGVTAPKGKRMGHAGAIISGGKGTAEEKFRAFEKAGMAYTRSPAEIGSTMLELLKSKGMA; encoded by the coding sequence ATGAGCGTACTCGTAAATAAAGACACCAAGGTGCTGGTGCAGGGCTTTACCGGCAAGAACGGCACCTTCCACGCCGAGCAGTGCATGGCCTACGGCACCCAGATCGTCGGCGGTGTAACCCCGGGCAAGGGCGGTGCGAGCCACCTGGGCCGTCCGGTGTTCAACACCATGAACGAAGCGGTGCGTGAAACCGGCGCCAATGCCTCGGTCATCTTCGTGCCGGCGCCGTTCGTGCTCGACTCCATCGTCGAAGCCGTGGATTCCGGCATCGAACTGATCGTCTGCATTACTGAAGGCGTGCCGACGCTGGACATGCTCAAGGCCAAGCGCTACATCGAAACCGTCGGCGGCGTGACCCTGATCGGTCCGAACTGCCCGGGCATCATCACGCCGGGGGAGTGCAAGATCGGCATTATGCCGGGACACATCCACCGTCGCGGCAAGATCGGCATCATCTCGCGTTCCGGCACCCTGACCTACGAAGCCGTGGCGCAGACCACCAAGCTGGGCCTGGGGCAGACCACCTGCATCGGCATTGGCGGCGACCCGATCCCGGGCCTGAACCATGTCGGTGCCCTGAAGCTGTTCCAGGACGATCCGGAAACCGAAGCCATCGTGATGATCGGTGAAATCGGCGGTACCGCCGAAGAAGAAGCGGCCGAGTTCATCCAGTCCGAGGTGAACAAGCCGGTCGTCGGCTACATCGCCGGTGTGACGGCGCCCAAGGGCAAGCGCATGGGCCACGCCGGTGCCATCATCTCCGGCGGCAAGGGCACGGCCGAAGAGAAGTTCCGCGCCTTTGAAAAGGCTGGCATGGCCTATACCCGCAGCCCGGCGGAAATCGGCAGCACCATGCTGGAGCTGCTGAAGAGCAAGGGCATGGCGTAA
- the sucC gene encoding ADP-forming succinate--CoA ligase subunit beta has protein sequence MNLHEYQAKALLAKYGLPVQQGVLAASPEEAAAAFDKLGGKFAVIKAQVHAGGRGKAGGVKVVKSREEAADVTRSLIGTRLVTYQTDALGQPVHSVLVCEDMYPVERELYLGAVVDRGSRRVTFMASTEGGVEIEKVAEETPEKIIKVTVDPLVGMQPCQAREVAFALNLKGEQIAAFTKLMLGAYQAFIDNDFALFEINPLAVRANGALACVDAKIGLDSNALYRHPDLLVQRDKSQENERELKASEFDLNYVALEGNIGCMVNGAGLAMATMDIIKLYGGQPANFLDVGGGATKERVIEAFKLILADPSVEGVLINIFGGIVRCDMIAEAIIAAVKEVKVTVPVVVRLEGNNAELGAKLLSESGLQLTPADGLADAAAKIVAAVKA, from the coding sequence ATGAACCTCCACGAATACCAAGCGAAAGCGCTGCTGGCCAAGTACGGTCTGCCGGTGCAGCAGGGTGTACTGGCCGCTTCGCCGGAAGAAGCTGCGGCCGCGTTCGACAAGCTCGGCGGCAAGTTCGCCGTGATCAAGGCCCAGGTGCATGCCGGTGGCCGCGGCAAGGCCGGTGGCGTCAAAGTGGTCAAGAGCCGCGAAGAAGCCGCCGACGTGACCCGCTCGCTGATCGGCACCCGCCTGGTGACCTACCAGACGGATGCGCTGGGTCAGCCGGTGCACTCGGTGCTGGTCTGCGAAGACATGTACCCGGTCGAACGCGAGCTGTACCTGGGCGCTGTGGTCGATCGTGGCAGCCGTCGCGTGACCTTCATGGCCTCCACCGAAGGCGGTGTGGAAATCGAGAAGGTGGCGGAAGAAACCCCGGAAAAGATCATCAAGGTGACGGTGGACCCGCTGGTCGGCATGCAGCCGTGCCAGGCACGTGAAGTGGCCTTCGCCCTCAACCTGAAGGGTGAGCAGATCGCCGCCTTCACCAAGCTGATGCTGGGCGCCTACCAGGCCTTCATCGACAACGATTTCGCCCTGTTCGAAATCAACCCGCTGGCCGTACGTGCCAACGGCGCACTGGCTTGCGTGGATGCCAAGATCGGTCTGGACAGCAATGCCCTGTACCGTCATCCGGATCTGCTGGTGCAACGCGACAAGAGCCAGGAAAACGAACGCGAGCTGAAGGCTTCCGAGTTCGACCTGAACTACGTGGCGCTGGAAGGCAATATCGGCTGCATGGTGAATGGTGCCGGTCTGGCCATGGCCACCATGGACATCATCAAGCTGTACGGCGGCCAGCCGGCCAACTTCCTCGACGTGGGTGGCGGTGCCACCAAGGAGCGCGTCATCGAGGCGTTCAAGCTGATCCTGGCCGATCCGTCGGTCGAGGGCGTGCTGATCAACATCTTCGGTGGCATCGTGCGTTGCGACATGATCGCCGAAGCGATCATCGCTGCCGTCAAGGAAGTGAAAGTGACCGTACCGGTGGTGGTGCGTCTGGAAGGCAACAATGCCGAACTGGGCGCCAAGCTGCTGTCCGAGTCCGGCCTGCAACTGACCCCGGCCGATGGCCTCGCCGACGCTGCCGCCAAGATCGTGGCTGCCGTCAAGGCCTAA
- the lpdA gene encoding dihydrolipoyl dehydrogenase yields the protein MSQEFDVVVIGAGPGGYIAAIRAAQLGFKTACIDAFKGPDGQPALGGTCLNVGCIPSKALLQSSEHFHTLNHGFAEHGITVKGASFDPAQMIARKDGIVQKLTSGVAFLFKKNKVTSLHGLGSLKGRDSEKWQLEVRDGDKVDTVTATHVIVATGSRPRPLPGVEIDNKNVLDNTGALALTSTPKRLGVIGAGVIGLEMGSVWARLGSEVTILEALPNFLGAADGQIAREALRTLTKDTGLNIQTGVKIGAIKTGKTISVDYEKDGKAETLTVDKLIVAVGRVPNTDGLNGAAVNLQMDERGFIVVDDSCHTNLPNVWAIGDVVRGPMLAHKAMEEGVAVAERIAGQKPHVDFASIPWVIYTSPEIAWVGKTEEQLKAAGIAYKKGTATFAANGRALGMGQAQGTVKLLADAETDRILGMHVIGPMASELITEGVLSLEFKAASEDLARIVHAHPSLSEAVHEAALACDKRALHG from the coding sequence ATGAGTCAGGAATTTGATGTTGTAGTGATCGGTGCCGGCCCCGGCGGTTACATTGCCGCCATCCGCGCCGCGCAACTCGGTTTCAAGACCGCATGTATCGATGCTTTCAAAGGTCCCGATGGCCAGCCGGCACTGGGGGGCACCTGCCTGAACGTCGGCTGCATCCCGTCCAAGGCCCTGCTGCAATCGTCCGAGCATTTCCACACCCTGAACCACGGTTTCGCTGAGCACGGCATTACCGTCAAGGGCGCCAGCTTCGACCCGGCCCAGATGATCGCCCGCAAGGACGGCATCGTGCAGAAGCTCACCAGCGGCGTGGCCTTCCTGTTCAAGAAGAACAAAGTCACCAGCCTCCACGGTCTGGGCAGCCTCAAGGGCCGCGACAGCGAAAAGTGGCAGCTGGAAGTCCGTGATGGCGACAAGGTCGACACCGTGACCGCCACCCACGTCATCGTGGCCACCGGTTCGCGGCCGCGCCCGCTGCCGGGTGTCGAGATCGACAACAAGAACGTGCTGGACAACACCGGGGCCCTGGCGCTGACCAGCACGCCCAAGCGCCTTGGCGTGATCGGCGCCGGCGTGATCGGCCTGGAAATGGGCTCGGTCTGGGCCCGTCTGGGCAGCGAAGTGACCATTCTGGAAGCGCTGCCGAATTTCCTCGGCGCCGCCGATGGCCAGATCGCCCGCGAAGCGCTGCGCACCCTGACCAAGGATACCGGTCTGAACATCCAGACCGGCGTCAAGATTGGTGCCATCAAGACCGGCAAGACCATCAGCGTCGACTATGAGAAGGACGGCAAGGCCGAGACCCTGACCGTCGACAAGCTGATCGTGGCGGTCGGCCGCGTGCCGAACACGGATGGCCTGAATGGCGCTGCGGTCAATCTGCAGATGGATGAGCGTGGCTTTATCGTGGTGGATGACAGCTGCCATACCAACTTGCCGAATGTCTGGGCCATTGGCGACGTGGTGCGCGGTCCGATGCTGGCACACAAGGCGATGGAAGAGGGCGTCGCCGTGGCCGAGCGTATCGCCGGTCAGAAGCCGCATGTGGATTTCGCCTCGATTCCGTGGGTGATCTACACTTCGCCGGAGATCGCCTGGGTCGGCAAGACCGAAGAGCAGCTGAAAGCTGCCGGTATCGCCTACAAGAAGGGCACGGCCACCTTCGCCGCCAACGGTCGTGCCCTGGGCATGGGCCAGGCGCAAGGCACGGTCAAGCTGCTGGCCGATGCCGAAACCGACCGCATCCTCGGCATGCACGTGATCGGGCCGATGGCTTCCGAGCTGATCACCGAAGGCGTGCTGTCGTTGGAGTTCAAGGCCGCGAGCGAAGACCTCGCCCGTATCGTGCATGCGCATCCGAGTCTGTCGGAAGCGGTGCATGAAGCTGCGCTGGCCTGCGACAAGCGTGCCCTGCACGGATAA
- the odhB gene encoding 2-oxoglutarate dehydrogenase complex dihydrolipoyllysine-residue succinyltransferase: MQIEVKVPQLPESVSEATLMTWHKKVGEFVNRDENLIDLETDKVVLELPSPQAGVIVKLVEADGATVVSGQLLAVIDTEAAAGSVSAAAPAAAAAVAEPAAATSAAPGGAAMPSAAKLAAEAGVDLSKVSGSGRDGRILKEDVQAAAKAPAAPVAAPSQAGPVLAKTAPAGGAALASTPDAVNVASLLADRPEQRVPMSRLRQRVAERLLMSQQTNAILTTFNEVNMKPVMDLRNKYKEKFEKEHGVKLGFMSFFVKAAVAALKKFPVVNASVDGNDIIYHGYFDIGIAVGSPRGLVVPILRNADQMSIAEIERQIADFAVKARDGKLSLEDLTGGTFSVTNGGTFGSMMSTPIINPPQSAILGMHATKERAVVENGQVVVRPMMYLALSYDHRIIDGREAVLTLVTIKDLLEDPARLILDL, encoded by the coding sequence ATGCAGATCGAAGTCAAAGTCCCGCAACTGCCGGAATCGGTTTCCGAAGCCACGCTGATGACCTGGCACAAGAAAGTGGGCGAATTCGTCAACCGCGACGAAAACCTGATTGACCTGGAAACCGACAAGGTCGTGCTGGAACTGCCTTCGCCGCAGGCCGGGGTGATCGTCAAGCTGGTCGAAGCCGATGGGGCGACCGTGGTTTCCGGCCAGTTGCTGGCGGTGATCGATACCGAAGCCGCCGCCGGCAGCGTCAGTGCCGCCGCGCCGGCCGCCGCCGCAGCGGTGGCCGAACCGGCTGCCGCCACGAGCGCCGCACCGGGCGGGGCCGCCATGCCTTCGGCCGCCAAGCTGGCAGCCGAAGCCGGGGTCGACTTGTCGAAGGTCTCCGGCAGTGGCCGTGATGGCCGCATCCTGAAGGAAGACGTGCAGGCAGCCGCCAAGGCGCCGGCCGCCCCGGTGGCAGCCCCGTCGCAGGCCGGCCCGGTGCTGGCCAAGACGGCCCCCGCCGGTGGTGCGGCCCTGGCCTCGACGCCGGATGCCGTCAATGTCGCCAGCCTGCTGGCCGACCGTCCGGAACAGCGTGTGCCGATGAGCCGCCTGCGCCAGCGTGTCGCCGAGCGCCTGCTGATGTCGCAGCAGACCAATGCCATCCTGACCACCTTCAACGAAGTCAACATGAAGCCGGTCATGGATCTGCGCAACAAGTACAAGGAGAAGTTCGAGAAGGAGCACGGCGTCAAGCTGGGCTTCATGTCCTTCTTCGTCAAGGCTGCCGTGGCCGCACTGAAGAAATTCCCGGTGGTGAATGCCTCGGTCGATGGCAACGACATCATCTATCACGGCTACTTTGATATCGGTATCGCCGTGGGCAGCCCGCGTGGTCTGGTGGTGCCGATCCTGCGCAATGCCGACCAGATGTCGATTGCCGAAATCGAGCGCCAGATCGCCGATTTCGCCGTCAAGGCCCGCGATGGCAAGCTGTCGCTGGAAGATCTGACCGGGGGCACCTTCTCGGTGACCAACGGCGGTACCTTCGGCTCGATGATGTCGACCCCGATCATCAACCCGCCGCAGTCGGCCATTCTCGGCATGCATGCCACCAAGGAGCGTGCCGTGGTGGAAAACGGCCAGGTGGTGGTGCGTCCGATGATGTATCTGGCGTTGTCCTATGACCACCGCATCATCGACGGCCGCGAAGCCGTGCTGACGCTGGTGACCATCAAGGACCTGCTGGAAGATCCGGCCCGCCTGATTCTGGATCTGTAA
- a CDS encoding 2-oxoglutarate dehydrogenase E1 component yields the protein MMQSMYSHSYLFGGNAPFIEELYEQYLADPNGIDEQWRAYFDKLAQAPGASERDVPHLPIQESFIQLAKQPMSPKGKSAVAEWESMQKQVGVLKLISAYRVLGARQANLDPLQRMDQHPVPELDLASHGLGDADMAVQFNVGSLVGPQRLPLSEIVSRLKQTYCGNIGFEYMHITDSAEKHWLQQRFEADLSTPRFDVAKKQRILKQITAAETLERYLHTKYVGQKRFSLEGGESAIAALDHLIQTAGQHGTQELIIGMAHRGRLNVLVNTLGKLPRDLFAEFEGKKTTDLASGDVKYHMGFSSDIPTPHGPMHVSLAFNPSHLEIVNPVVEGSVRARQEHRNDSERKQVVPVLIHGDSAFAGLGVNQGTFNLSQTRGYGTGGTIHLVINNQVGFTTSDTRDMRSTMYCTDVAKMVEAPIFHVNGDDPEAVCYVTQLALDYRMAFKKDVVIDMVCYRKLGHNEGDDPFLTQPMMYKRIAKHEGVRAMYANRLVADGVLSKDAADGLIKAYRDALDKGEHVEQTVLSNYKREHANDWSRFIGTHWAHPTDTGLPLADLQRLADKFTTIPEGFKLHPTVEKVMNARRAMAEGKQDIDWGMAETLAYASLVTNGYSVRLSGEDSGRGTFAHRHAVLHDQNRERWDQGAYVPLRNMAEGQGDFLVIDSILNEEAVLAYEYGYACSSPNELVIWEAQFGDFANGAQVAIDQFISSGETKWGRLCGLGVILPHGYDGQGPEHSSARLERWLQLCAEHNIQVIMPSEAGQMFHLLRRQILRPYRKPLIIFLSKRLLRYKDSMSPIESLTSGSFRPVIGDSTVADAKKVKRVLLCAGQVYYDLFNARRDRGLEKDIAIVRIEQLYPFPTEQVAAELARYTAAKEVLWVQEEPRNQGAWYQIRHRLEGLLIGKQTLAFAGRPSSASPAVGYMSKHVAQLKAFIDEAMTLAK from the coding sequence ATGATGCAAAGCATGTACAGTCATTCCTACCTGTTCGGTGGGAATGCACCGTTCATCGAGGAGCTGTACGAACAGTACCTGGCGGATCCGAACGGTATCGATGAACAGTGGCGTGCCTACTTCGACAAGCTCGCCCAGGCGCCGGGCGCCAGCGAGCGCGATGTACCGCACCTGCCGATCCAGGAGTCGTTCATCCAGCTCGCCAAGCAGCCGATGAGCCCGAAGGGCAAGAGTGCTGTCGCCGAGTGGGAGTCGATGCAGAAGCAGGTTGGTGTGCTGAAGCTGATCTCGGCCTATCGCGTGTTGGGGGCACGCCAGGCCAATCTGGATCCGCTGCAGCGCATGGATCAGCATCCGGTACCGGAACTCGACCTGGCCAGCCACGGCCTGGGCGATGCCGACATGGCCGTTCAGTTCAACGTCGGTTCGCTGGTCGGCCCGCAGCGCCTGCCGCTGTCCGAGATTGTCTCGCGCCTGAAGCAGACCTACTGCGGCAATATCGGCTTCGAGTACATGCACATCACCGATTCGGCGGAAAAGCACTGGCTGCAACAGCGCTTTGAGGCCGATCTGTCGACGCCGCGTTTCGACGTGGCCAAAAAGCAGCGCATCCTCAAGCAGATCACTGCCGCCGAGACGCTGGAGCGTTATCTGCATACCAAATACGTCGGCCAGAAGCGTTTCTCGCTGGAAGGCGGCGAAAGCGCCATTGCCGCGCTGGACCACCTGATTCAGACCGCCGGCCAGCATGGCACGCAGGAGCTGATCATCGGCATGGCCCACCGTGGCCGCCTGAACGTGCTGGTCAACACCCTGGGCAAGCTGCCGCGCGACCTGTTCGCCGAGTTCGAAGGCAAGAAGACCACCGATCTGGCGTCGGGCGACGTCAAGTATCACATGGGCTTCTCCAGTGACATCCCGACCCCGCATGGCCCGATGCATGTCTCGCTGGCCTTCAACCCCTCGCACCTGGAAATCGTCAACCCGGTGGTGGAAGGTTCGGTGCGCGCGCGCCAGGAACACCGCAACGACAGCGAACGCAAGCAGGTGGTGCCGGTGCTGATTCACGGCGACTCGGCCTTTGCCGGCCTGGGCGTCAACCAGGGCACCTTCAACCTGTCGCAGACCCGTGGCTACGGCACCGGCGGTACCATCCACCTGGTGATCAACAACCAGGTCGGTTTTACCACCTCCGATACGCGCGACATGCGCTCCACCATGTACTGTACCGACGTGGCCAAGATGGTCGAAGCGCCGATCTTCCACGTCAACGGTGATGATCCGGAAGCCGTCTGCTACGTGACCCAGCTGGCGCTGGACTACCGCATGGCCTTCAAGAAGGATGTGGTCATCGACATGGTCTGCTACCGCAAGCTGGGCCATAACGAGGGCGATGACCCCTTCCTGACCCAGCCGATGATGTACAAGCGCATTGCCAAGCACGAAGGCGTGCGTGCCATGTATGCCAACCGTCTGGTGGCGGATGGCGTGCTGAGCAAGGACGCCGCCGATGGCCTGATCAAGGCCTACCGCGATGCGCTCGACAAGGGCGAGCATGTCGAACAGACCGTGCTGTCCAACTACAAGCGCGAACATGCCAACGACTGGAGCCGCTTCATCGGCACCCACTGGGCGCATCCGACCGATACCGGTCTGCCGCTGGCCGATCTGCAGCGTCTGGCAGACAAGTTCACCACCATACCGGAAGGCTTCAAGCTGCACCCGACGGTCGAGAAGGTCATGAATGCCCGCCGTGCCATGGCCGAAGGCAAGCAGGACATCGACTGGGGCATGGCTGAAACCCTGGCCTATGCTTCGCTGGTCACCAACGGCTACTCGGTCCGCCTGTCCGGCGAAGACTCCGGCCGCGGCACCTTTGCCCACCGTCACGCTGTGCTGCACGACCAGAATCGCGAACGCTGGGATCAGGGTGCCTATGTCCCCCTGCGCAATATGGCCGAAGGGCAGGGCGACTTCCTGGTGATCGACTCGATCCTCAACGAAGAAGCCGTGCTGGCCTATGAATACGGCTATGCCTGCTCGTCGCCGAACGAGCTGGTGATCTGGGAAGCGCAGTTCGGCGACTTCGCCAACGGCGCCCAGGTCGCCATCGACCAGTTCATCTCCTCGGGCGAAACCAAGTGGGGTCGTCTGTGCGGTCTGGGTGTGATCCTGCCGCACGGTTATGACGGGCAGGGGCCGGAGCACTCTTCCGCCCGCCTGGAGCGCTGGCTGCAACTGTGCGCCGAGCACAATATCCAGGTCATCATGCCGTCGGAAGCCGGTCAGATGTTCCATCTGCTGCGCCGCCAGATCCTGCGTCCGTACCGCAAGCCGCTGATCATCTTCCTGTCCAAGCGCCTGCTGCGCTACAAGGACTCCATGAGCCCGATCGAGTCGCTGACCAGCGGCAGCTTCCGCCCGGTCATCGGTGACAGCACCGTGGCCGATGCCAAGAAGGTCAAGCGCGTGCTGCTGTGTGCCGGCCAGGTCTACTACGACCTGTTCAATGCCCGTCGTGACCGCGGTCTGGAAAAGGACATCGCGATTGTGCGCATCGAGCAGCTCTATCCGTTCCCGACCGAGCAGGTCGCGGCCGAGCTGGCGCGTTATACCGCGGCCAAGGAAGTGCTGTGGGTGCAGGAAGAGCCGCGCAACCAGGGGGCCTGGTACCAGATCCGCCACCGTCTGGAAGGCCTGTTGATCGGCAAGCAGACGCTGGCCTTTGCCGGTCGTCCGTCCTCCGCCTCGCCGGCCGTCGGCTATATGAGCAAGCACGTTGCCCAGCTCAAGGCCTTTATCGACGAAGCCATGACCCTTGCCAAGTAA